GTACCTGCGGCGGGTCCCTCCTCCCCATGACTACGCGCGCGTGGCGCTGCTCTGGGCGGACCGGCATCTCCCCGGCCTGATCAGCGCCGACCAGAAGCAGGACATCGTGCGGACGATCCTGGACCGTCAGCGCCCGGACGGGGGGTGGTCGATCCGCTCTTTCGCTCAGCCCGAGGAGTGGGGCCGGGGCAACCGGGCGGAACGCCTGCGAGCCGAGGCGGACTTCGGCGACCCCGCGAGCGATGGCCACCAGACCGGTCTGGCGGTCGTAGTGCTGTCGTCCGCCGGAGTGCCGCCAACGCACCCGGCCGTGCAGCGAGGCATCGAGTGGCTGAAGCGGAACCAAAGAGAATCGGGCCGCTGGTGGACGAAGTCACTCAATACGGAGACATGGCACTTCATCACGTATACCGGGACGCTCTACCCGGTGATGGCTCTCGCCGTGACGAGTTCCCTGGCGAGTCCCTCGTCCGAGGAACGTTAGGGGACTCGGAGCTCGTACTTGGCGATTCGCCACGGAGGGAACTCCGGATTCAGCAGCACGTACAGGTGCCGGCCTCCGCCCAGCACCTTCGACCCCTCCGGCAACGGCACGTTCTCGAAGAGCTTCTCCCCCGTATGGCGATCGTAGGCCTCCACGTACACGTCGAGCTGTTTGAACGGAAACCAGGGCTTGGCGGGATCGTGCCGGCCGACCGTGAACACCAGGTAGTCGTCCACGACGTCCATGCCGGTCACGAGATCGAAGCTCTCGATCAACCGCTTCATCATCGTGCCCGCCTGGACCGCCGCGCCCTCTCCGCCCGTAAACGCCAAGGCCCCCGGCTCCAGCTCCGGCACTCGGCGGAAATCCGGCGAGGGAATCCCGATGCTTCCTACCGAATCGCCGGCGGCGCTCAGAATCGTAGCGGGGTACAGGAGGCCCGCCATCACGTACACCGAATCGCCGCCGACAGCACCGTGCAACCCGCCCAGGGCATTCCAGTATGGCTTGCTCGCGGCCAGCGTGTTCCAGCTACTCCAGCTGACCGAGCTGCCGACCAGCCGATGGAAAATCCCGTCCATTTCGGCCACCAGATTCACGTCCCGCGCCCTGCCCGTGAACACGAGGTCGCGGCCGAAGGGCAGGAGCATGCTGGACGTGAAGTCCTCAATCAGCAGCATGCTGTGAGGAGTCAGATCCGGGGTCAGATAGGTCACGGCCCCATTCTGGGCGCCCGTCACCGCGATGCGACCGTCTGCGAGTTCCGCAACGCCCCGAATCGTGCGGAACTCCCACGGCCCGTCGCCGAAGCGTCCGAACCCGGCTTCCAGGGATCCGTCCTCGCCGTAGATCCGCACCCGTGGGAGCAGCCGGTCCGCGATGATGAAACCGCCGTCCCTCCGCTCGAAGAACTCGCCCACCTCGGCGATGGAATCGGACGGTCCCTCACCCAGTACGATGACCTCCGCCATCGCGAAGATCTCCTCGAGCGGCGGCGAGGGAACCTCGGCCGGTCGCCCCCCGCACGACGTGACGGAAACGAGGATCGGAGCGACCAGAACCGCATACCTCAGCGGGCTTTCCGTTGCTCGCGCTCTTCGCGTATCCAGCGGACGATTTGATCGGTCTCGACGGGGGGCAACTGCGCGCGTAATGCGTCCATCCGGGCGGCGGCGTCCCGCTTGTCCATCATGTGGTTGACCCGTCGAACCATGTCGTCCTCCTCAACCCATACCCCGGGCATAGTGTCTGAGGACTATACACCTCCAAGCGTCCTCGGGGTTTGCGGAGCCGGGTGACCCGTTACGTCTGCGACACCATCGGCCAGCTTCAGGGGCGGAGCAGCAAGCCCAGGGCCAGTCCCGCTTCGCTGGCCTTCATGCTCGAACGGACGGTGACGACGACGTCCTCGAACTCCGTGGTCCACTCTTCCCGGGCGTAGACCGAATAGCTCGCCTCGACCCGGAGGGCGACCCGCTGGCTCAAGGACTTTTCCAGTCCGATCCCGGACTTCCAGACCGTGAAGTCCATGTCGCGGCCCTCCTGGCCGGACTCGAACTGGGAGGGATCGCAGGGCTCGGTCGTGAAACAGCCGTCGAAGTGGTTGGTGAACGTCGCGCCCGCAAAGCGGACTCCGGCGAGGAGATGCAGGCTGATGCCCCGTGACTGCAGGCCTCCCGGACTGCCGCCGAGCCTCAGAGTCACCCCGTAGCTCGTTGCCGGATCCAGGTTCCACCGGTCCGGCCAACTCTCTCCGAGCTGCTTCCGTTCAGGTGAAATCCCCACGCCTGGGAACTGCGCCTCCACGGTGCCGCCGCGGGATTCCACATCGACGGCCGCATCCAGAAAGTAGGCCCCGCTGGAGAACGGCACCCGGTACCCGGCGACCAGACCGACCCCGTAGGAGAGCGCGTCCCCGGAGACCTCGTCTTCGAAGACCTGCCCGCGCCGGGGCTCCGGCACCAGCGTGTTGGGCGCCGTGTTGTCGACGGATTTCTGCATCGTCGCGCTCAGCGGTCCGACTGGAAACGCCAGGCCCAGGTAGAAGCCACCATTCCCCGCATTGCCCTCGTCCGCCTGGCCGGCGAGGCCGTCCGTGGCGACGAAAGCCGCCAACGCGAGGCAGCCGAGCAGGCCTGTGGTCGACACTCTTGGGAACATCCTCACGCTCCGTTCTCCGCTAGTAGCGGTAGTGGTCCGGCTTGAAGGGGCCGTCTTTCGGCACGCCGATGTAGTCCGCCTGCTCCTCCGTCAGTTCCGTGAGCCGTGCGCCCAGGTGATCGAGGTGCAGCCGCGCCACCTTCTCGTCCAGGTGCTTCGGCAGCATGTAGACCTGACGCTCGTAGGCCTCGTGGTTCCGCGCGAGTTCGATCTGCGCCAGCACCTGGTTCGTGAAGCTCGCGCTCATCACGAAGCTCGGATGCCCCGTCGCGTTCCCGAGGTTGAGCAGCCGCCCCTCGGACAGGATGAGCACCGAGTGCCCGTCCTCGAACACGAACTCGTCGTACTGCGGCTTGATGTTGTTCCGCGTCACGCCGCCCTTCCCGAGCCCGGCCATGTCGATCTCGTTGTCGAAGTGGCCGATGTTGCCGACGATCGCCTTGTCCTTCATGCGCGCCATGTGGTCGAAGGTGATCACGTCGCGGTTGCCCGTCGCCGTGATGAAGATATCCGCCGTCTCCACCACGTCCTCGAGCGTCCGCACCTGGAAGCCCTCCATCGCGGCCTGGAGCGCGCAGATCGGGTCGATCTCCGTCACGACGACGTGCGCGCCCTGCCCCTTCAGCGCCTGCGCGCACCCCTTGCCGACCTCCCCGTAACCGCACACCACGGCGGTCTTGCCCGAGATCATCACGTCCGAAGCGCGGTTCAGCCCGTCGATGACCGAATGACGGCACCCGTAGATGTTGTCGAACTTCGACTTCGTCACCGAGTCGTTCACGTTGATGGCGGGGAAGAGAAGCGTGCCTTCCGCCGCCATCTCGTACAGCCGGTGGACGCCGGTCGTCGTCTCCTCCGACACCCCCTGGATGCCGGGCGCCGTGCGTTCCCACCGTCCCGGGTCCTTGGCCGCGATCCTGCGCAGCGTCTCGAGGATGACGCCCCACTCCTCGGGTTCCGTCTCCGGATCGAACGCCGGAATGCTCCCCGCCCGCTCGAACTCGAGACCGCGGTGGAGGAGAAGCGTCGCGTCGCCCCCGTCGTCGACGATGAGGTCCGGGCCCGAGCCGTCCGGCCACAGGAGCGCCTGCTCCGTGCACCACCAGTATTCCTCGAGCGTCTCCCCCTTCCAGGCGAAGACCGGGATCCCGCGCGGGTCCTCCGGGGTGCCGTCCGGCCCCACGGCGGTTGCGGCGGCGGCGTGATCCTGGGTCGAGAAGATGTTGCACGAGACCCAGCGCACGTCCGCGCCCAGGTCGGCCAGCGTCTCGATGAGCACGGCCGTCTGCACCGTCATGTGCAGCGAGCCCATGACCTTCCGGCCCGCGAGCGGCTTCGCGTCGCGGTATTCCGCCCGCACCGACATCAATCCGGGCATCTCGTGCTCGGCGAGGCGGATCTCCTTGCGGCCCCACTCCGCCAGGCTGAGGTCGGCGACCTTGAAGGGAATCCGGCCGGCGGCGGTCTGGGTCGATTCGTGAAGTACGGCGCTTTCCATCGTCTATCTCCTCAGGTGTTCAGAGAGTTTCGGTGTTCAAACGTTTGTCCGTGTTCAGACAGTCTTCGTTGTGCAGACAGCTTTCCTGGCAGTGGCGGCGAAGAGTGCCGGTCCCGACGCCTCGGGCTCGGGGGCGAGCGGGAGGTGGCGGTATCCTTCGAGGCCGGCACCACGCGTCCAGCCGCGCATCTGATCCTCCGCGAAACCGAGCCACAGGTGGCCCATGGTTTCGCGATACTCCTCCCTCTCGTGCGCGCGCATGTCGAGCACGAGGAGTCTTCCGTTCGGGGCGAGTGCCCGCGCCGCCTCCGCCAGCACCCGGCCGGGTTCGACCGTGAAATGGAGGACGAGCATCAGCACGGCGAGGTCGAGTTCTCCGTCTTCGACCGGGAGCGACTCCAGTTCCCCCTGGCGGACCTCGACGTTGTCGCGTTCGCCAAGGCGCACGGCCGCCGCCGCCAACATCTCGGGTGATCGGTCGACCGCAATCACGCGCTTCA
The sequence above is drawn from the Candidatus Palauibacter australiensis genome and encodes:
- the ahcY gene encoding adenosylhomocysteinase; the protein is MESAVLHESTQTAAGRIPFKVADLSLAEWGRKEIRLAEHEMPGLMSVRAEYRDAKPLAGRKVMGSLHMTVQTAVLIETLADLGADVRWVSCNIFSTQDHAAAATAVGPDGTPEDPRGIPVFAWKGETLEEYWWCTEQALLWPDGSGPDLIVDDGGDATLLLHRGLEFERAGSIPAFDPETEPEEWGVILETLRRIAAKDPGRWERTAPGIQGVSEETTTGVHRLYEMAAEGTLLFPAINVNDSVTKSKFDNIYGCRHSVIDGLNRASDVMISGKTAVVCGYGEVGKGCAQALKGQGAHVVVTEIDPICALQAAMEGFQVRTLEDVVETADIFITATGNRDVITFDHMARMKDKAIVGNIGHFDNEIDMAGLGKGGVTRNNIKPQYDEFVFEDGHSVLILSEGRLLNLGNATGHPSFVMSASFTNQVLAQIELARNHEAYERQVYMLPKHLDEKVARLHLDHLGARLTELTEEQADYIGVPKDGPFKPDHYRY